The genomic stretch TTAATTTGTCATTACTAAATGATAGTTTAATATTGCCGACCCAGATAACATTCTCATCATCTTTTTTAATTATTTCATTTTCATACTGAGTGGGTTTCAATTCAGTTTTAATTTTCCCCAGGACACTTTTCGTCGATTCCCCGAGCCACTCATTTTCAAGCAGTATTTCCAATGCATTAGTCGTTTGAGTACTGTTATTAACGCATTATTCACTATAAGAAAGTGTAATCGAGCGATCGATCCATAAATAAGCAAAGCAAACACAAGAAATTAGTGATAAAAGAAGTAAAAAAGAAAGAATTGCAGTTGTTTTTTTCATGATTTTCACTCTCCTGCTTCTAATGCTTTTTCAGCAAAAGTTCTACATTGATTTGAACTAAACGGATTCCAATTGTATTTATCTCTATCTTTGTTTTTTGCAACATTTTCGGCATATTTGTAAACCTTGTTTTGGTCGGCATTTGCATTACAGGTTAATTGCGCAGATGTTCCTTTACCTGCTTTAGTGGCTAATGAAGTTAGCAATTTATCCATAGAGGCTTCCGTTGGGGAACCATCAGGTCCAATTTCCAGATTAGGGACGGAGATTTTACGAATATTTCCATCTTCCGATGGAAGTTTAGAGCCTATAACTCCCGCCGCACTAGGGTTATACCTTCCATATTCATAATATTGAGTTGTACCTTTTTTATCATATCCGAGAGAGCCAGCATGTCCACCAAGCCATGTGCTCGTTTTCCCTTCAGCATACTCTATTGGATAGTCTGGAAATAAAACGGTACACGCAGCCAGTCCCAATGGATCCATCCCAAGAACCGGATCCAATGGATAACCATATAAATTCCATCCCCCTCTCAACCCAATCGGATCCTGCGTAATATAGCGTCCCTGCATCGGATCATAATAACGGTGACGGTTGTAATGCAGCCCCGATTCTTCGTCGTAATGCTGGCCCTGCATTCTGATGGGCTGACGCAGTTTGTACGGGTTAAAGATATCCACCGCGTTGCCCCAGACATCCATGACCGCGCTCCATTCAACTTTGCTGGTTTTGTGGTTGATGAGCGCAATCGGCGTGCCGAGATGGTCGCAGTGATAGAGGTGAATTTTCAGCGCGTCGCCCTGCGGCATCGGGTCGAGCCACAGCGCCAGGTTTTCGGCTTTCAGGCCGATGGCGTCCAGCCGCTGCTGATTGTCGTCGCTGAGACGATTTTTGCGGATGTCCTTTTCGATTTCATTCAGGCGCAGATGCAGTTCAGTCGGCAACACGCTGCCGTTTTCCTCTTCGAGTTTCTCCGCCAGCGAACGGTGGCTGTCTTCC from Rahnella sikkimica encodes the following:
- a CDS encoding RHS repeat-associated core domain-containing protein, whose translation is MEDSHRSLAEKLEEENGSVLPTELHLRLNEIEKDIRKNRLSDDNQQRLDAIGLKAENLALWLDPMPQGDALKIHLYHCDHLGTPIALINHKTSKVEWSAVMDVWGNAVDIFNPYKLRQPIRMQGQHYDEESGLHYNRHRYYDPMQGRYITQDPIGLRGGWNLYGYPLDPVLGMDPLGLAACTVLFPDYPIEYAEGKTSTWLGGHAGSLGYDKKGTTQYYEYGRYNPSAAGVIGSKLPSEDGNIRKISVPNLEIGPDGSPTEASMDKLLTSLATKAGKGTSAQLTCNANADQNKVYKYAENVAKNKDRDKYNWNPFSSNQCRTFAEKALEAGE